One region of Aurantimonas sp. HBX-1 genomic DNA includes:
- a CDS encoding sarcosine oxidase subunit gamma: MADEKKPARSRAAPRKKATTAAAGKPATAAGTADKAGDVATVPGIPASAGPVARRLSPLDGHYAGGPGAMLTPLGFRRRISLRAGVGAFDAVGAALGFALPTRPKSSAGGEGIAALWLGPDEWLLLDDRAIPDEEGADGTISAALKAVPGISVVDISHRNVGIAIEGPAAEAIVAAGCPQDLRLRSFPVGAASRTVLSKAEIVLWRTGEARFEIECWRSFADYVWTFLEEAARAPAV, translated from the coding sequence ATGGCTGACGAAAAGAAGCCGGCCAGGTCGCGCGCTGCGCCGCGGAAGAAGGCGACGACGGCCGCCGCCGGAAAGCCTGCGACCGCCGCAGGAACGGCCGACAAGGCCGGCGATGTCGCCACCGTGCCGGGCATCCCGGCAAGCGCCGGCCCGGTCGCGCGACGCCTGTCGCCGCTCGACGGCCACTATGCCGGTGGCCCCGGCGCGATGTTGACGCCGCTCGGCTTCCGTCGGCGGATCAGCCTTCGGGCGGGTGTCGGTGCGTTCGACGCGGTCGGCGCGGCGCTCGGCTTCGCCCTGCCAACGCGGCCGAAGTCCAGTGCAGGCGGCGAGGGGATCGCGGCGCTCTGGCTTGGTCCGGACGAGTGGCTGCTGCTCGACGATCGGGCCATCCCGGACGAGGAAGGCGCGGATGGCACGATCTCGGCTGCCCTGAAAGCCGTGCCGGGAATTTCCGTCGTCGACATCTCGCACCGCAATGTCGGGATCGCGATCGAGGGGCCGGCGGCCGAGGCCATCGTCGCTGCGGGCTGCCCGCAGGACCTGCGGCTGCGCAGCTTTCCGGTCGGTGCCGCCAGCCGGACGGTGCTGTCCAAGGCCGAGATCGTTCTGTGGCGCACCGGCGAGGCTCGCTTCGAGATCGAGTGCTGGCGCTCCTTCGCCGACTATGTCTGGACCTTCCTCGAAGAGGCGGCCCGGGCGCCGGCCGTCTGA